A part of Anabas testudineus chromosome 7, fAnaTes1.2, whole genome shotgun sequence genomic DNA contains:
- the ttpal gene encoding alpha-tocopherol transfer protein-like, which yields MANQHETIHLTSPPADPSAAAGLGWFPGPPPPIYSCTLTPELVAKARDELQEKPEWRLRDVQALRDMILKEQPNLRTRLDDAFLLRFLRARKFDYDRALQLLLNYHAGRKAWPEVFQDLKPSTVKHVLDKGFLTVLPWPDPNGRYILCLRPGKWKPNDYPFVDNVRAIYLTLEKLIQPEETQVNGIVILADYTGVGMSQASNPGPFLAKKVVSILQDGFPIRIKAVNIINEPRIFKGIFAIIKPFLKEKMAERYILHGSDLRSLHQNIPQSVLPEEYGGSAGQLDMCAWSRLLLECEEEFIVEFCQPDPLEGVVFPDSMLFEGQQASGQDEDTFRGLRSQLYYCY from the exons ATGGCCAATCAGCATGAAACCATCCACCTCACGTCTCCTCCAGCAGACccatcagcagctgcaggactcGGCTGGTTCCCAGGGCCCCCTCCACCCATCTACTCCTGCACTCTGACCCCCGAACTGGTGGCCAAGGCACGAGATGAGCTCCAGGAGAAACCAGAATGGCGTCTCCGGGACGTCCAGGCACTGAGAGACATGATACTAAAG GAACAGCCCAATCTCAGAACGAGGCTGGACGATGCTTTCCTCCTGCGCTTCCTGCGGGCCAGGAAGTTTGACTATGACCgtgctctgcagctgctgctcaatTACCACGCAGGTCGTAAAGCCTGGCCAGAGGTGTTCCAGGACCTAAAGCCATCCACGGTGAAGCACGTCCTGGACAAGGGCTTTCTTACAGTCCTCCCGTGGCCAGACCCTAACGGACGCTACATCCTCTGTCTTCGGCCAG GAAAATGGAAACCAAATGATTATCCATTTGTTGACAATGTGAGAGCCATATATCTGACTCTGGAGAAGTTGATTCAGCCAGAAGAAACGCAGGTCAACGGTATCGTCATCTTGGCTGACTACACTGGAGTGGGCATGTCACAAGCGTCTAATCCAGGCCCGTTCCTTGCCAAAAAAGTTGTGAGCATCCTCCAG GATGGGTTTCCAATCAGAATCAAGGCCGTTAACATAATTAACGAGCCCCGGATTTTCAAAGGCATCTTTGCTATAATTAAGCCGTTTCTGAAGGAGAAGATGGCAGAGAGG TATATCCTCCACGGCTCAGACCTGCGCTCTCTGCATCAGAACATCCCTCAGTCGGTCCTGCCAGAGGAGTACGGCGGCAGCGCGGGCCAGCTGGACATGTGTGCTTGGTCGAGACTGCTGCTGGAGTGTGAGGAGGAGTTCATAGTGGAGTTCTGCCAGCCGGATCCACTAGAGGGCGTGGTGTTCCCAGACTCCATGCTGTTTGAAGGACAGCAGGCCAGTGGGCAGGACGAGGACACCTTCAGGGGGCTGCGCTCCCAACTTTACTACTGTTACTGA